One Alkaliphilus sp. B6464 genomic window carries:
- a CDS encoding group II intron maturase-specific domain-containing protein gives MFGLGLNLEKTRTVYCKDEDRKGNHEYTSFDFLGYTFRPRHAKNKYGKFFTNFLPAIGEKAKKSIRKEVRSWKLQLKPDKDLWDIANMFNSKIQGWINYYTHFYKSEIYDVLRYINGCLVNWVRRKYKKRGSRRRAEYWLGIIARRDKNLFAHWRFGILPSAG, from the coding sequence ATGTTTGGACTTGGATTGAACTTAGAAAAGACAAGAACCGTGTATTGTAAAGATGAAGACCGAAAGGGGAATCATGAATATACATCTTTTGACTTTTTAGGGTATACATTCAGACCAAGACATGCAAAGAATAAGTATGGAAAATTCTTTACAAACTTTCTTCCAGCTATTGGCGAGAAAGCAAAGAAATCTATACGGAAAGAAGTCCGAAGTTGGAAATTGCAACTGAAACCTGACAAAGATTTATGGGATATAGCAAATATGTTCAATAGTAAGATACAGGGTTGGATTAATTATTACACGCATTTCTACAAATCAGAGATATACGATGTATTAAGGTATATCAATGGATGTCTTGTTAACTGGGTTCGTAGAAAATATAAGAAGCGAGGGTCAAGGCGACGTGCTGAGTATTGGCTTGGTATAATAGCAAGGCGTGATAAGAATCTGTTTGCACACTGGAGGTTTGGAATATTACCATCGGCTGGATAA
- the ltrA gene encoding group II intron reverse transcriptase/maturase, which translates to MQETKPYNISKWKVKEAYEKVKANKGTYGVDEQSIEDFEKNLNNNLYKIWNRMSSGSYFPKPVRAVAIPKKNGGTRILGIPTVEDRVAQMVAKMYFEPCVEPIFYEDSYGYRPNKSAIQALEITRERCWRKDWVLEFDIKGLFDNIRHDYLIEMVSRHTEEAWIIMYIKRWLVVPFQMEDGTVIERTSGTPQGGVISPVLSNLFLHYVFDDFMTKQFPTIPWARYADDGIAHCVSLKQAKYLQRRLEERFLMFGLGLNLEKTRTVYCKDEDRKGNHEYTSFDFLGYTFRPRHAKNKYGKFFTNFLPAIGEKAKKSIRKEVRSWKLQLKPDKDLWDIANMFNSKIQGWINYYTHFYKSEIYDVLRYINGCLVNWVRRKYKKRGSRRRAEYWLGIIARRDKNLFAHWRFGILPSAG; encoded by the coding sequence ATGCAAGAAACAAAGCCATATAATATTTCAAAATGGAAAGTGAAAGAAGCCTACGAAAAGGTGAAAGCAAACAAGGGAACATACGGAGTCGATGAACAATCAATTGAAGATTTTGAGAAGAATCTAAATAATAATCTATACAAAATCTGGAATAGGATGTCATCAGGGAGTTACTTCCCCAAACCTGTAAGGGCAGTAGCAATACCTAAGAAAAATGGAGGGACTCGTATCTTAGGAATACCAACAGTAGAAGATAGGGTTGCACAAATGGTGGCTAAAATGTACTTTGAACCCTGTGTAGAACCAATATTCTATGAGGATTCCTATGGATATAGACCGAATAAATCAGCGATACAAGCATTGGAGATCACAAGAGAAAGATGTTGGAGAAAAGATTGGGTGTTAGAATTTGATATTAAAGGTCTTTTCGATAATATACGGCATGATTACCTAATAGAAATGGTAAGTCGGCATACAGAAGAAGCATGGATAATTATGTATATTAAACGCTGGCTGGTTGTACCATTTCAAATGGAGGATGGAACAGTCATCGAAAGAACTTCTGGTACACCACAAGGTGGGGTAATCAGTCCAGTACTCTCAAACTTGTTTCTACACTATGTATTTGATGACTTTATGACAAAACAGTTTCCAACAATACCTTGGGCAAGATACGCAGATGATGGAATAGCACATTGCGTATCTTTAAAGCAGGCGAAGTATCTTCAACGAAGATTAGAAGAGCGATTTCTGATGTTTGGACTTGGATTGAACTTAGAAAAGACAAGAACCGTGTATTGTAAAGATGAAGACCGAAAGGGGAATCATGAATATACATCTTTTGACTTTTTAGGGTATACATTCAGACCAAGACATGCAAAGAATAAGTATGGAAAATTCTTTACAAACTTTCTTCCAGCTATTGGCGAGAAAGCAAAGAAATCTATACGGAAAGAAGTCCGAAGTTGGAAATTGCAACTGAAACCTGACAAAGATTTATGGGATATAGCAAATATGTTCAATAGTAAGATACAGGGTTGGATTAATTATTACACGCATTTCTACAAATCAGAGATATACGATGTATTAAGGTATATCAATGGATGTCTTGTTAACTGGGTTCGTAGAAAATATAAGAAGCGAGGGTCAAGGCGACGTGCTGAGTATTGGCTTGGTATAATAGCAAGGCGTGATAAGAATCTGTTTGCACACTGGAGGTTTGGAATATTACCATCGGCTGGATAA
- a CDS encoding spore coat protein encodes MDYNQEINTQRCNNPCNDPISVGATCVAQIDGRFFLLIEIEIEVMGIERQEVIIIEITAAQAAALIAAGVMRCQIVTTIPPRGNLICAFVVGQNVFLVFNVENATDRLVLVRVPLCTII; translated from the coding sequence ATGGATTATAATCAAGAAATTAATACACAAAGGTGCAACAATCCTTGCAATGATCCAATTAGTGTAGGTGCAACATGTGTAGCTCAGATAGACGGAAGGTTCTTCTTGCTTATAGAAATTGAAATAGAAGTTATGGGTATCGAGAGGCAAGAAGTGATTATAATAGAGATAACAGCAGCTCAAGCAGCGGCGTTAATAGCGGCAGGAGTTATGCGTTGTCAAATAGTTACCACAATTCCTCCAAGAGGAAACCTTATTTGTGCATTTGTAGTAGGTCAAAATGTATTCTTAGTATTTAATGTTGAAAATGCAACTGATCGTCTAGTTCTAGTCAGAGTACCTTTATGCACAATTATTTAA
- a CDS encoding CCA tRNA nucleotidyltransferase — MKIQMPQEVHRILGILSFYGYDGYIVGGCVRDSILNKIPNDWDICTNCTPEKMLEVFSCFKVIPTGLKHGTLTVVINEENYEVTTYRIDGEYTDGRHPEEVEFTNNLKEDLKRRDFTINAMAYNNKEGLIDYYGGIADIFNEKIRCVGDPSERFSEDYLRMLRAIRFSAQLGYSLDVETLKEIKKLSKNVIDISEERIREELNKILMTDMPARGLKLLSSADLLKYIIPELEICVGFQQHNPNHDKDVFSHILSVVDNTEKDLILRLAALFHDIGKPETFSLGEDGVGHFYKHHLKSSDIAEEVMKRLKYDNKSIEQVIILVREHMSRYKNLRVKNTKKFINRVGIDNIERLFKLQIADINGSTKKDGVSNIFELKNEVERILNEKQPLSIKDLEINGHDLIQLGIPQGKQVGTVLNELMEIILENSELNRRDILTEIVIQKWI, encoded by the coding sequence ATGAAAATTCAAATGCCACAAGAAGTACATAGGATATTAGGTATATTAAGTTTTTATGGTTATGATGGATATATTGTTGGCGGATGTGTGAGGGACAGCATTCTAAATAAGATACCTAATGACTGGGATATATGCACTAACTGCACTCCAGAAAAAATGTTAGAGGTATTTAGTTGTTTTAAAGTCATACCTACTGGACTAAAGCATGGAACTCTCACTGTAGTTATTAATGAAGAAAATTACGAAGTAACCACATATAGGATTGATGGAGAATATACAGATGGTAGACATCCAGAAGAAGTTGAGTTTACAAATAACTTAAAAGAAGATCTAAAAAGAAGGGATTTTACAATTAATGCAATGGCCTACAATAATAAAGAAGGATTAATTGATTACTATGGTGGAATTGCAGATATCTTTAACGAAAAAATAAGATGCGTAGGTGATCCTTCTGAAAGATTTAGTGAAGATTATTTACGTATGCTAAGAGCAATAAGGTTTTCTGCACAGCTGGGGTATAGTTTAGATGTAGAGACATTAAAGGAAATAAAAAAGCTATCTAAAAATGTTATAGATATTAGTGAAGAAAGAATTAGAGAAGAATTGAATAAAATCCTAATGACAGATATGCCAGCAAGAGGTTTAAAGCTGCTGAGTAGTGCTGATCTGTTGAAATATATCATACCAGAGTTAGAAATATGCGTTGGATTTCAGCAGCACAACCCAAACCATGACAAAGATGTTTTTAGTCATATTTTAAGTGTAGTTGACAATACTGAGAAAGATCTAATATTAAGGTTGGCGGCATTATTTCACGATATAGGAAAGCCAGAAACATTCAGTCTAGGCGAAGATGGTGTAGGTCATTTCTATAAACATCATTTAAAAAGTTCAGACATTGCAGAGGAAGTAATGAAGAGACTAAAGTATGATAATAAATCCATTGAACAAGTTATAATTTTGGTTAGGGAGCACATGTCTAGATATAAGAACTTAAGAGTTAAGAACACTAAAAAATTTATTAATAGAGTGGGAATTGACAATATTGAAAGGCTATTTAAACTTCAGATTGCAGACATAAATGGTTCAACTAAAAAGGACGGTGTAAGTAATATATTTGAGTTAAAGAATGAAGTTGAACGAATTTTAAATGAGAAACAACCATTATCTATAAAAGATTTAGAAATTAATGGGCATGATTTAATTCAATTAGGGATACCACAGGGAAAGCAGGTTGGTACGGTTCTAAATGAGTTAATGGAAATAATATTAGAGAACTCAGAACTAAATAGAAGAGATATTCTTACAGAAATCGTGATTCAGAAGTGGATTTAA
- a CDS encoding N-acetylmuramoyl-L-alanine amidase, which produces MNSSVKPLNSIIDRHAKALILGSVPGKESLEKQHLTSSSPANTISIERKTMEWKIIKEYLTRVEIANSSRADYFVSIHINSANNPKATKSKRD; this is translated from the coding sequence ATGAATAGTAGCGTAAAACCACTTAATTCCATAATTGATAGACATGCTAAAGCTTTAATATTAGGATCAGTGCCTGGAAAAGAATCATTAGAGAAACAACATTTAACTTCAAGCAGCCCGGCAAACACCATTTCAATTGAAAGAAAAACCATGGAATGGAAGATCATTAAAGAATATTTAACAAGAGTTGAAATTGCAAATAGTTCTAGGGCAGATTATTTTGTGTCTATTCATATTAATAGCGCTAATAATCCTAAAGCCACAAAGTCAAAAAGGGATTAG
- a CDS encoding group II intron reverse transcriptase: MYDKLTPYLNKRGLELADDKTRIVHITEGFDFLGFNVRSYNDHNKTKLLIKPSKESIKKFKAKIYDVFEHNKGKNANYLINKLNPLIRGTANYWKSTCSSEIFSSMDNYIFGKIVKFLKRLHPTKSWKWKCERYFKPDKTGQSKNKWILTDPDKGIQLYQMGWTSIIRHTLIKMNNSPYDANLKEYFHKRNIKEFNRQNVDIKQKMAKFQNYKCYLCGNSLVDDKEGTEIHHKKPISKGGKNTIKNMVLTHISCHTEFHRTYPIKGEIPDTKEILKYKKALNNKRV, from the coding sequence ATGTACGATAAATTAACGCCTTACTTAAATAAAAGAGGATTAGAATTAGCCGATGATAAAACAAGGATAGTTCATATCACAGAAGGTTTCGATTTCTTAGGATTTAATGTTAGAAGTTACAATGACCATAATAAAACAAAATTATTAATTAAACCATCTAAGGAGAGCATAAAGAAATTCAAAGCTAAAATATATGATGTGTTTGAACATAATAAGGGTAAAAATGCTAACTATCTAATAAATAAGTTAAATCCACTAATAAGAGGTACTGCTAACTACTGGAAATCTACTTGTTCAAGCGAGATTTTCTCTTCAATGGATAACTATATATTTGGAAAGATAGTGAAGTTTTTAAAAAGACTACACCCTACAAAAAGTTGGAAATGGAAGTGTGAAAGATACTTTAAACCGGATAAAACTGGTCAAAGTAAAAATAAATGGATATTAACCGACCCAGATAAAGGTATACAATTATACCAAATGGGATGGACTTCTATAATAAGACACACTTTAATAAAGATGAATAATTCGCCATATGATGCTAACCTCAAAGAATATTTCCATAAAAGGAATATTAAAGAGTTTAATAGACAAAATGTTGATATAAAACAGAAAATGGCAAAATTCCAGAACTATAAATGTTATCTATGTGGTAACTCATTAGTTGACGATAAGGAAGGAACTGAAATTCATCATAAAAAGCCAATATCTAAGGGTGGAAAGAATACAATAAAGAATATGGTATTAACTCACATATCTTGCCATACTGAATTTCATAGAACGTATCCAATCAAAGGAGAAATCCCAGATACGAAAGAAATTCTAAAATATAAAAAAGCCTTGAATAATAAAAGAGTATAG
- a CDS encoding DNA polymerase beta superfamily protein, with amino-acid sequence MNIENIKNKLESKEYDFLRNNEHLGDRIILLTTGGSYAYGTNIETSDLDIRGIAIEGEKEVLGLSNFEQFEDVSTDTTIYGLKKVIGLLLNCNPNTVEMLGTKDEHVFILSEEGRLIRENIDLFLSKRAIHSFGGYATARATCK; translated from the coding sequence ATGAATATAGAGAATATAAAAAACAAACTAGAATCAAAAGAATATGATTTCTTAAGGAATAATGAACATCTTGGAGATAGGATTATATTACTAACAACGGGAGGTTCATATGCATATGGTACTAACATAGAAACAAGTGATTTAGATATTAGAGGAATTGCAATTGAAGGGGAAAAAGAAGTTTTAGGATTATCCAATTTTGAACAATTTGAGGATGTTTCTACTGATACTACAATTTATGGACTTAAAAAAGTAATTGGATTATTATTAAATTGTAACCCCAATACTGTTGAAATGCTAGGTACAAAAGATGAACATGTATTTATATTGTCAGAAGAAGGAAGGCTTATAAGGGAGAATATAGATTTATTTTTATCGAAAAGAGCAATACACAGCTTTGGTGGATATGCAACTGCTCGTGCGACTTGTAAGTAA
- a CDS encoding sigma factor-like helix-turn-helix DNA-binding protein, with amino-acid sequence MQIKKLYSKMASVLKSRERIVIELRYGICNGGSKIQREIAKMLGISRSYVSRIEKEQ; translated from the coding sequence ATGCAAATTAAAAAGCTATATTCTAAGATGGCCAGTGTATTGAAGTCAAGAGAGAGGATAGTGATAGAACTCAGATATGGAATATGCAATGGTGGATCTAAAATACAACGTGAAATTGCTAAGATGTTAGGTATTTCAAGATCCTATGTTTCTAGAATTGAAAAAGAGCAATAA
- a CDS encoding reverse transcriptase domain-containing protein, which translates to MNTSVKNLNKISRKSTTSLISDISQVEWTKIERYVEKLQQRIFNAESQRNHRKVRELQRLLMRSKSALLLSIKQVTQINKGKRTAGVDGYKALTPKDRTNLYNKMVVQDINLHNPKPAKRIYIEKKNGKLRPLGIPVIKDRVYQNIIKMALEPQWECRFEPTSYGFRPKRSTHDAIEAIFNKLAPKKKQWIFEGDFKGCFDNLNHDYIIEQLGNFPAKDLVIKWLKAGYIDNKVFNTTEQGTPQGGIISPLLANIALHGLEKAVGVKYYEYKRKGIKEIENRGSISVVRYADDCAPRRRVQVA; encoded by the coding sequence ATGAATACTTCGGTGAAAAACTTAAATAAAATCAGCAGAAAGTCCACGACTTCTCTAATATCGGATATATCGCAAGTCGAATGGACTAAGATAGAAAGATATGTGGAGAAGCTTCAACAACGGATATTTAATGCTGAAAGTCAAAGAAATCATAGAAAAGTAAGGGAGCTACAAAGACTTCTTATGAGAAGTAAATCTGCTCTATTACTATCTATAAAACAGGTAACTCAAATTAATAAAGGCAAAAGAACAGCAGGAGTAGATGGATACAAAGCTTTAACACCAAAAGATAGAACTAATCTATATAATAAAATGGTAGTTCAAGACATAAATTTACACAATCCAAAACCTGCTAAACGTATCTATATTGAAAAGAAAAATGGTAAATTAAGACCATTAGGTATTCCAGTAATTAAAGATAGAGTGTACCAAAACATTATCAAAATGGCATTAGAGCCACAATGGGAATGTAGATTTGAACCAACATCATATGGGTTCAGACCAAAAAGAAGTACACATGATGCCATTGAAGCAATCTTTAATAAATTAGCACCTAAAAAGAAGCAATGGATATTTGAAGGAGATTTCAAAGGTTGCTTTGACAACTTAAATCACGATTATATCATTGAACAATTAGGTAACTTCCCTGCAAAAGACTTAGTTATTAAATGGTTAAAAGCAGGTTATATAGATAATAAAGTATTCAATACTACGGAACAAGGAACACCTCAAGGTGGTATAATATCTCCCTTACTTGCAAATATAGCTTTACATGGCTTAGAAAAAGCAGTAGGAGTAAAATACTATGAATATAAAAGAAAAGGTATTAAAGAAATAGAAAACAGAGGTAGTATTAGTGTAGTAAGATATGCAGATGACTGTGCGCCACGAAGGCGTGTCCAAGTAGCGTAG
- a CDS encoding YqeG family HAD IIIA-type phosphatase encodes MVNLLTPDLYVESVLKLNLEKLKQKNIKGLIIDIDNTLVSWEIKYASEKTKEWLLNLEKEGFKVCLVSNNTEDRVVTFNEELKLPAIHRASKPRVGAFKRAMEVMGTKIENTAVIGDQIFTDVLGGNRMRLFTVLVVPIEGKEFWWTTFVRKIERHVLRVVLKDHRGDK; translated from the coding sequence ATGGTAAATTTATTGACTCCTGATTTATATGTAGAATCGGTTTTAAAGTTAAATTTAGAAAAACTTAAGCAAAAAAATATTAAAGGGCTAATAATAGATATTGATAATACATTAGTATCTTGGGAAATTAAATATGCTAGTGAAAAAACGAAAGAATGGTTATTAAACCTTGAAAAGGAAGGTTTTAAAGTGTGCTTAGTTTCTAACAACACAGAAGACCGGGTTGTTACTTTCAATGAAGAATTAAAGTTACCTGCAATACATAGGGCATCAAAACCAAGAGTAGGTGCTTTTAAAAGGGCTATGGAGGTTATGGGTACAAAAATAGAAAATACTGCTGTAATTGGAGATCAAATTTTCACAGATGTATTAGGTGGAAATCGTATGAGATTATTTACAGTGTTAGTAGTACCTATAGAAGGTAAAGAATTTTGGTGGACAACCTTTGTAAGAAAGATTGAAAGACATGTATTGAGGGTGGTTTTAAAGGATCATAGGGGGGATAAATAG
- a CDS encoding S8 family serine peptidase, which translates to MIKYLQKQNKERLDKFNLPSFTGKTKVMVMEKDIPYDLGFLGIKEVVKVGSYAMHASWTAQVIKLINPEAEIYASKIDFPQVVDYCIKNDIKIINASFTCMNNSSRREALKKFYDWGGIFVAASGNESNRDVQFPANSEHTIAVAGTNVESSVSQELDVYTEGNIYVRNKDEGFFHYYNGTSSCAPVIAGCISLILSEYPSWNCEDIRKFLKQNSKSYDEFAGVFSFPDSFEIEIDNPKNEDDNMSEEIKFKDIKGHWAEKEIKEGTEKGILKGYPDGTFKPDKPLTRAEYIVAELRKIIKRKE; encoded by the coding sequence GTGATTAAATATTTACAGAAGCAAAACAAGGAACGGTTAGATAAATTTAATTTACCTAGTTTTACAGGCAAAACAAAGGTCATGGTTATGGAAAAAGATATACCATATGATTTAGGTTTCCTAGGTATTAAGGAAGTAGTTAAAGTAGGTAGCTATGCTATGCATGCTTCATGGACAGCACAGGTGATTAAGCTTATTAATCCTGAAGCAGAGATATACGCATCAAAAATAGATTTCCCCCAAGTTGTAGACTACTGCATAAAAAATGATATAAAAATAATTAATGCTTCATTTACATGCATGAATAATTCTAGTAGACGAGAAGCCTTAAAAAAATTCTATGATTGGGGAGGTATTTTTGTAGCTGCAAGTGGAAACGAATCGAATAGAGATGTACAATTTCCAGCTAACTCAGAGCATACAATTGCAGTTGCAGGAACAAATGTAGAATCTTCCGTATCACAAGAGTTAGATGTATATACCGAAGGAAATATCTATGTTAGAAATAAAGATGAAGGATTTTTCCACTATTATAATGGTACATCAAGTTGTGCACCTGTAATTGCAGGATGTATCTCACTAATACTAAGTGAGTATCCTAGCTGGAATTGTGAGGATATTAGGAAGTTCTTAAAGCAGAATTCTAAGTCATATGACGAATTCGCTGGTGTTTTTAGTTTTCCAGATAGCTTTGAGATAGAAATAGATAATCCAAAGAATGAAGATGATAATATGTCAGAAGAAATAAAATTCAAAGATATCAAAGGACATTGGGCAGAAAAGGAAATAAAAGAAGGTACTGAAAAGGGAATCCTAAAAGGTTATCCAGACGGTACATTTAAACCAGACAAGCCCTTAACACGTGCAGAGTATATCGTAGCCGAACTTAGAAAGATTATAAAGAGAAAAGAGTAG